Proteins encoded together in one Piliocolobus tephrosceles isolate RC106 chromosome 15, ASM277652v3, whole genome shotgun sequence window:
- the RNF149 gene encoding E3 ubiquitin-protein ligase RNF149 — translation MAWRRPEAGVGARGALALALLALAVCAPGARGRALEWFSAVVSIEYVDPQTNLTVWSVSESGRFGDSSPKESAQGLVGVPWAPGGDPEGCAPDTRFFVPEPGGRGAAPWVALVARGGCTFKDKVLVAARRNASAVVLYNEERYGNLTMPMSHAGTGNTVVIMISYPKGREILELVQKGIPVTMTIGVGTRHVQEFISGQSVVFVAIAFITMMIISLAWLIFYYIQRFLYTGSQIGSQSHRKETKKVIGQLLLHTVKHGEKGIDVDAENCAVCIENFKVKDIIRILPCKHIFHRICIDPWLLDHRTCPMCKLDVIKALGYWGEPGDVQDMPAPESPSGRDPAANLSLTLPEDDGSDESSPPSASPAESEPQCDASFKGDAGENTALLEAGRSDSRHGGPIS, via the exons ATGGCGTGGCGGCGGCCCGAGGCCGGCGTTGGGGCCCGCGGCGCGCTGGCTCTGGCGTTGCTCGCCCTGGCCGTGTGCGCGCCGGGGGCCCGGGGCCGGGCTCTCGAGTGGTTCTCGGCGGTGGTGAGCATCGAGTACGTGGACCCGCAGACCAACCTGACGGTGTGGAGCGTCTCGGAGAGCGGCCGCTTCGGCGACAGCTCTCCCAAGGAGAGCGCTCAGGGCCTGGTGGGCGTCCCGTGGGCGCCCGGCGGAGACCCCGAGGGCTGCGCGCCCGACACGCGCTTCTTCGTGCCCGAGCCCGGCGGCCGAGGGGCCGCGCCCTGGGTCGCCCTGGTGGCTCGCGGGGGCTGCACCTTCAAGGACAAGGTGCTGGTGGCGGCGCGGAGGAACGCCTCGGCCGTGGTCCTCTACAACGAGGAGCGCTACGGGAACCTCACCATGCCCATGTCCCACGCGG GAACAGGAAATACAGTGGTCATTATGATTAGCTatccaaaaggaagagaaattttGGAGCTGGTGCAGAAAGGAATTCCAGTAACGATGACCATAGGGGTTGGCACTCGGCACGTACAGGAGTTCATCAGCGGTCAGTCTGTGGTGTTTGTGGCCATCGCCTTCATCACCATGATGATTATCTCGttagcctggctaatattttactATATACAGCGTTTCCTATATACTGGCTCTCAGATTGGAAGTCAG AGCCAtagaaaagaaactaagaaagttaTTGGCCAGCTTCTACTTCATACTGTAAAGCATGGAGAAAAG ggAATTGATGTTGATGCTGAAAATTGTGCAGTGTGTATTGAAAATTTCAAAGTAAAGGATATTATTAGAATTCTGCCATGCAA gCATATTTTTCATAGAATATGCATTGACCCATGGCTTTTGGATCACCGAACATGTCCAATGTGTAAACTTGATGTCATCAAAGCCCTAGGATATTGG GGAGAGCCTGGGGATGTCCAGGACATGCCTGCTCCAGAATCTCCTTCTGGAAGGGATCCGGCTGCAAATTTGAGTCTAACTTTACCAGAGGACGACGGAAGTGATGAGAGCAGTCCACCATCAGCCTCCCCTGCTGAATCTGAGCCACAGTGCGATGCCAGCTTTAAAGGAGATGCAGGGGAAAATACGGCATTGCTAG